DNA sequence from the Entomomonas asaccharolytica genome:
ACTTGAGCCAAAGCAAGATATTAGAAACGGTCAAAAACCTACCACCACTGCCACGCGCCCTAAAGATAATAATACCAACAATACATCTGTTAAGTTTGAATTTGATAAAATGCTTTCAGGCAAAGAGCCTAATCAGCCGATTCTAACTGAAGAGCAGCGTAAAAAATTAGATGGCGACCGTGCAGCAGCCTTATTAGAGGGTAGAACTCCACCTGTTATTCCGCCTACCCCTGTTAAACCGCCTGTACAAGCTAACCAACAGGTTAATCAACCCATACCAACTACGCAACCATCACAAGTGGCAGTTGTTACGCCTCCTACAGCACCATCAAGCATGAATTTCTTTTTGCAAGCTGGCTCATACCCGACCCAAACAGGGGCTGAAAGTATTAGGGCGCAAATTTTAATGCTTGGTCAAGATGTTAAAGTAGAAACAGCCAATAGCAATAATAAAACGTGGTACAGAGTATTGGTAGGCCCTTATAAAACTAAAGATGAGGCAACTAAAGCGCAAAAACAACTGGCCTCTCACGGTTTTAATCAAACATTGGTTGTTCCGCGTAAAGTTCAATAATTTGGATAAAAACTCATAAAAACCACTAACACCAGTACTACTTATACTGTTGTTAGTGGTTTTCTAATTAGAACACACCATTATCCATTACTCTCTACTATTACAACAGCAGAATTAATTTAAGTAACTAATTTAAATCTATAGGATCAACATCCACCGACCAACGTATTTGGCTAGTCTTTGGTAGCTCTTCTAAAGCTTGTACCCAATTGGTTAAATATTGTTGTAAAACTGGCCTTAAAGAACTTTGTATTAAAAGCTGGCCACGATAACGCCCTGCCTTTCTTTCCATAGGCGCAGGAACTGGTGAGAATACTTCTATCGCTTGATTGTCAGGTTGTACCGCTAGCATTTCTGCTTGTGCATGGGCACGTGTTAGAAAATCATCCAATTGTTCTTGTTTATAAGCCTCTGCCCTTAATAAAGCAAAGTAACTAAAGGGTGGTAAATGCGCTTCTTTTCTTTCCTCTAAATTATGTTTGGCAAAAGCTAAATAACCTTTATCAATTAATTGTAGAATTAACGGATGGTCTGGTAAATGGGTTTGAATAAGCACCCGCCCCTCTTGTTCTGCTCGCCCTGCACGCCCTGCCACTTGTACAATTAGTTGAGCTGTTTTTTCACAAGCCCTAAAATCAGCAGAAAATAATCCATTATCCGCATCAAGAATAGCCACTAGGGTAACATTAGGAAAGTGATGACCTTTTGCAAGCATCTGAGTACCCACAAGAATACCTGCTTCGCCTGTTTTTACGGCACTAACTATTTCTTGCATAGCTAGCTTACGACTTGTGGTATCGCGGTCTATTCGCCAAATTGGCCAATCAGGAAAAAGTAGTTTTAAGCGATCTTCGGTGCGCTCTGTGCCCATACCAATAGGTCTTAAATCCACATGATGACAATGGGGACACATAGCGGGTGGTAACTGGTGATACTCACAATGATGACAGCGCAATTCATGGTCTCTTAAATGCAACGTCATTCTTGCATCACAGTGGGGACAATGACAAATCCAACCACAATGATGACAAATTAAGGTAGGCGCAAAGCCTCTTCTATTAATAAAAATTAATACTTGTTGACCTGCTTTTAATGTGGTCTCAATTAAGCTCTGTAATTGTGCAGAAATACCACTATCCATTGGCTGAGTGCGAACATCTAAGCATTGAATTTTAGGTGGTTTGGCGTTGCCTGCACGATGGGTAAGATTCACTTGTCTATATCTATCTAACGTCACATTATGCAAGCTTTCTAAAGAAGGTGTAGCAGAGCCTAAAATAACAGGCACATTTTCCATTTTGGCACGCACTATCGCTAGATCTCGAGCATGGTAACGTAAACCATCTTGTTGCTTATAAGAACTATCATGTTCTTCGTCTACAATAATTAAACCCAATTTGGCCATCGGTGTAAAAATAGCAGAACGCGTGCCAATTACTATATCTACTCGCCCCTCTTTGGCAGCTTGCCATGCTTCCAAACGTTCTTTATCGGTTAGATTAGAATGGATTAAAACAATTTTTGCATTAAAGCGTTTTTGAAAACGATGTAATGTTTGTGGGCTTAAATTGATTTCAGGAATTAACACTAACGATTGTTTTTTCATTTTTAATACTTGATGTATTAAATGAAAATATACTTCCGTCTTACCACTGCCTGTTACGCCATATAGCAAAAATGGCTGATAACTATTTAGCGATCTACTGATAATATTAATAACTTTTTCTTGTTCATCATTGGCTAATAACTCAGGCTCTATTAACCAACTACCCTCATGGATAATCGGTTTAATTTCTCTTATTTCACAAGCAACCAACCCTTTCTCTTGTAGTCTTTTTAAAGTGTCTAGTTGAATCTGTAATTTTCCTATCAGATTTTGTGCCACCCCATGTTGGTGTTGCATTAATACTTGTAATGCACGTTTTTGACGAGTGGCTCTAGTTAGGCGTGGGTCTTCTAAATCACTGCCCTCTACTACTTTCCAAAAATATTCTTGATTGTCATCAGGGTATTTACCTTGCTTTAATAAATTCGGCAAAGCCCAAGATAACGTATCCCCCAAGCTATGTTGATAATAATGCGCTGTCCACTGACACAGCTTTAATAATACAGGGGGAATTATGGGTGTTTCATCGACTAATTCAATGGCATTCTTTAACTTTTCCACTGGAACGGTGGACTCTTCAACCACCTCGATAAGCACACCAATTAAAGTACGATTGGCGAATGGCACTTTTACCCTAATACCCACTTGCAAAGAACTTACATCCACACCTTTTGGTGGCAAATAATCAAATAATCGCCGTAACGGAGAAGGTAAAGCTAAGCGTAAATAGTTGGGTTTATTAAGCACAGATTATCCTGATTATCATCACATTGATGATCATCATATAAGGATTTAATAAAAAACAAAATTATTCATATTATAAATTTTCATTTTAATACCAATTAACTTTATTTTTTCTTAAATAAAATAAACAAGAAAGTTGCAAAAAACAAACAAATTATCCATATCCCATGTATCATCGGTTCAGAAAAAATTTCTTCTCGCCTAAAAGCATAACCAAAAATAGTCATCAAAAATCCCAAAAATGCAAAACCTATTAGGGCAATAAATAAAATGATTTTTAAGACAATATCAAAGCCATTAGCTACCTGAGTTGTCACTTTATCTTTTTGTTTTGAGTAGCCTTTATTTTGCGGTACTAAATTCGCTTGGGAATCCTGATTTGATGAATTGGATAGTTTTTTGATACCTATAAAAAGCAATCTTCCTCCTAATAAACAAAAGAAAAAACCAAACAATAAGTAAAACCCTCCAAAAGATCCATTAATGATTGGAATAACTATATTTATCAACCCAGTAAAAAATATCCAAGCCCCCACCAGAATAACTAATATCCACCCTACTATAGAAAAAACTCTCATCTTTTGTCCTTTGATAACTATAATAATTTTTATGTTGTTTCTGAGAAAATAAGTAGATAATCAAAGATAAATAATTAAACTAATGCATGTTTTAGATCATTATCTTTAATGGTCATCCTAACAAAAATAAGTATCTAACTAAAAAATATTAGTGAAACAGTATATTTATACATTCTATTATGTTTATTTGTTTTCTTGCTGTTCATTCAGCATTATAAAATCATTTAATAGCTCTTGTGCAGGCAATACGCCACATTGATCATTTTCTGGCACCATAAAAACGGCTATTTGTACATTATCATTTGCTAGGCTAGGTAAGATTTCTTGTATTAACTCATCAAAAGAGATTTTTTTTACTTCGGTATTTTGCCAATTATCTATTTGGCATTGTTTCGCAAAGGGTTCTGCTGGCCATAAAGGAAAAACAATAATATCGCCCATTTCAGCAATAACCCAACCTTCATCGTCACCTAATCCCCAAGCTTCCTGCCATTCAAATACTTTCTCAACAAAATAGTTATAGCGTTGACTATTGGATTGACGGCTAAAGGCTTGAACTTCTAAATCGTGTACTCTTTTCATGGGTTATTTTCACTTTTTAGGTAAGTATTTTAGCGGATCGACGGGTTTACCATTTAACCTAATTTCAAAATGTAATTTAACTCGGTCTGCACCTGTTGAACCCATTTCAGCAATTTTTTGGCCTGCCGTAACTTTCTGACCTTCTTTTACTAATAGGCTGCGATTATGCCCATACGCACTGACAAAGCTGTCATTGTGTTTAATAATTAATAAATTACCATAACCATGTAAATTATTACCTGCATAAACCACTGTTCCTGATGAAGCAGCCATTACAGCAGTTCCCTCGTTGGCAGCAATATCTATTCCTTTATTTAAACTACCTGTAGGCGAGTAAGTACTAATAACTGAACCTATTGCAGGCCAAGTCCAACCACCTACAACGGCTGTGGTTGGGGTTGGTGTAGCAGTCGTTGTCTTAGTTTGTGCTTGAGTTTGAGTTGCTGCTGGTTTAGTGGTGGTTGCAGTTGTTGGTTTTTGAGTGGTTGTGACTTTGATACTACCAGAGTCATGGGTTTTAGTTGTGGTAGTTGTTGCGCTAACCGCTTTACCAGACAAGGAAATAACCTGCCCAGGATAAATAGTATAAGGGGCGCCTATGTTATTTTCATTTGCTAATTCACGCCAATCACGCCCATAATTAAAGGCTAATGAATACAGTGTTTCACCGCCTTGTACAACATGCTGGCCTTTTGTGACAGGTGTGTAGCTACCTGCTTGTACCACTTTTCCTGAATAAGGAACTGAGGTTACTTTAACTTTTTTATTGTAATTGGTTGTTTTATCAACCACTTGTACTCTAGCATTATCATTCGAGCAAGCAGTAAGTAATATCAATATAGATAACGAAGAAATGGGTAATAACTTGCTATTTAATAACCCCACTTTAAGCTCCTAATGATAATAAAGTTAACGTATCGTTCCATTGAGTAAAGGTACAAACCTTACATTACCCAATACTTGTTTTTTAAAACCCTGCTCTTGCCTTATTACTAGCTGTAGTTGTTGGCTGTTACCGTCACCAACAGGCATTACCAGACGACCACCAACCGCTAACTGATCTAATAAAGCTTGCGGGATTTCAGGGGCAGCAGCGGTGACAACAATGCCATTATAAGGTGCTAAAGCATTCCAACCTTCCCAACCGTCGCCCCAACGGAATACTATATTACGTAATTTCAAACCTTGTAATCGTTCTTTAGCCTTATCTTGTAAAGGTTGAATTCTTTCTACAGAGAATACGCGATTAACTAATTGAGCAAGAATAGCCGTCTGATACCCTGAGCCAGTACCTATTTCAAGCACTTTATCGATTGGCCCTGCGGCCAGTAATATTTCTGTCATGTGTGCGACAATAAGCGGCTGTGAAATAGTTTGATTATGACCAATAGGCAGTGCTGTATCTTCATAAGCACGATGTGCAAGCGCCTCGTCAATAAACCAGTGGCGTGGCGTATTACGAATAACCTCTAACACGCGCTCATTAGTCACGCCTTCTTCTTGCAGACGTTGCACTAAACGTTCTCTTGTCCGTTGCGAAGTCATGCCGATGCCACTTCGCATCAAACCGTTCGTCATAATTATACTTTCCCCACAGTGTGTAAAGAATCTAGCGCTAACCTACAACTACGATCAATTGACAACGGGGTAACTGATACATAACCCTCTGCAATTGCGTGAAAATCTGTTCCCTCACCACCATCTACTATTTCACCTGTTAACGAAATCCAATAACCAACCTTACCTCTTGGATTTACTGTTTTTTCAGGTGGTAGAGAATGGGTGCGATAACCCAATCGTGTTAATTTAATCCCTTTTACCTCATTTAAAGGTAAATTTGGGATATTAACGTTTAGTATAGTATGGGCTGGTAGATCAAGTTTAGCATAGTTCTCCACTAATTTTCTGGCAAAATAGGCGGCAGTAGGTAGATTTGTTGTTTCTCTAGACACTAGCGAAAAAGCAAAAGAAGGTGCAGGGGTAAAACGTCCTTCAGTAGCCGCACCCACTGTACCTGAATACAATACATCATCACCTAAATTAGCACCTAAATTAATACCTGATACCACTAGATCAGGCTTATGCTCAAGAAAACCATTCATGGCCATATGTACACAATCTGCTGGCGTTCCATCGAGACCAATAAAACCATTTTCTAAATAGTGTGGGTATAATGGACGATCCAGTGTTAATGAATTACTGGTACCACTCATATCCTTATTCGGTGCTAACACTTGGCAGTGACCATAATCAGCCAATGCGTCATAAAGTGCTTTAATACCTGGTGCAGAAACACCATCATCATTAGAAACTAATATGTACATTTATCTTCCGTTGCTATAAGTGACACTATTTCTCTTACCACTGAGGTAGCAAAACAGCCTGTAGGTAATATAAAGTTTAATTGTAGCGTTTTAGGGTCTACAAAATGCCATGTTAAATCCTTAACAGGTAAACGCATCACACGTCTTTCTTGGCGCATATTGGCTGATTGTAGCCAAGTTGTTAATGGTGGATATTGCGCCACTATTGTTTGCTCTTGCTGTAATGCCTGTTCAGTAGTAGCCAGTTCACCCTCTCCCCAAAGTGGTGCGGTAGGATGAATATCTAACTCTGCCAAGCGCGTATCATTTTCCGTTAACTGTGCAGCAGGAAAGAAACTACGACTATCAGTAAAGGATAAAACATCACCTTCAATTAATTTATTCCAAGTACCTTGTGCCACTCTATCAGCCAATACTTTATTAAATAAATAACTTCTCGCACTGGATAATAATCTAGAACGTAAATTACGCTGTTCTGGGTAAGCTTGTTGATTGGCCCATTCTATCGCCTGCTCAACATTACCCCCATCAAAACCAAAACGTTGTAAACCAAAATAATTAGGCACACCCTGTTGCGCAATTAACTGTAAACGCTCAGTAAGTAAATGATGTTCCGCCTCAAGCTGGATAAGACGAATAATAAAGCGATTGGCAGAATGTGTACCACGCTGTAATTTTCGTTGATGACGCACTTGTTTAATAATCTGTAACTGGTCACTTGCTAAGCCAGTCAAATCAGGATCTGTTTTACCTGGCAAATGTATGCTAAACCATTGTCTCGTTAATGCTAATTTGTCTTTTAAACCTGCATAACTAACTTGTCGTAAGGGAATTTGAATAGCTCTGGCTATCCGTTTAGCCACTTCTTCAGTATTAAGATAGCGTTTTTCAACCCATAACCAAAGATGCTCACCCTCACCCGTTAAAGGAATATCTAATACTTCATCTACTTGGAAGTCTTCTGCAATGGCTTTTAATTGGGCAACGCCACAAGCTTCACCCCATGCAGTAGGGCCTAATAATTCAAGTTCTGTCATAAGCTGCTAATAATACCACAGCATGCACTGCAATACCTTCCTCTCGCCCTGTAAAACCAAGCTTTTCCGTGGTAGTTGCCTTAATATTAACTTGCTCAAGAGTTACTTGCATATCGTTAGTTAATAATTCGCGCATCTGTTCAATGTAAGGAGCCATTTTAGGCGCTTGAGCAATAATGGTGGCATCCATATTGGCTAATTGCCATCCTTGTTTATTCACTAATGCCATCACATGGCGTAATAGTTGCCTACTATCAATTCCTTTATATTGCGGATCTGTATCTGGAAAATGGCGCCCTATATCGCCTAATGCACACGCTCCTAGTAAAGCATCACAGAGCGCATGAATAAGAACATCACCATCTGAATGGGCTAGCAAGCCTTTATGGTAGGGAATTTGTACTCCACCTAAAGTTACAAAGTTGCCATCGCCAAAACGATGTACATCATAACCATGACCTATACGCATATAAAACTCTACTAACCAAAAAAGAAAACCTATTATAAAGCATTGATCGCTTTATAATGGCTATTAAAATATTTTTTAATGCACAGGTAATTTTATATTTTTGAAAACCGTATCAAATTCTGGTCTACCGTGCAACTCAATTGCTTCTGTAACCAGTTTTTTTGTTAAATGTGGAGCAAAGCTTTCAATAAACTCATACATAAAGCCCCGTAAGAAACTACCTTTACGGAAAGCAATACGTGTAATGCTGGACTCAAACAAATCGCCTGTATCAATCTTTACTAAGTCAGTATCAGTGCGTTCATCAAAAGCCATATTGGCAATAATACCCACTCCCATACCTAATCTAACATAAGTTTTGATAACATCCGCATCTGCCGCCGTAAAGATGATTTTAGGTTCTAAACCCTTAGCATGAAATGCAACATCTAATTTAGAACGGCCTGTAAACCCATGTACATAAGTCACTAATGGCTGCTCTGCCAAAACTTCTAAAGAAATGTCTTTTACAGTACTTAAAGGATGTGTTTTAGGCACAATTACGCAACGATTCCAACGATAACAAGGCATCATCACCAAATCCGCAAACTCTTCCATCCCCTCCGTAGCTATAGCAAAATCTGCCGTACCATCAGCCGCCATTTTAGCAATTTGGATAGGCGTACCTTGATGCATATGTAACGATACATCAGGATAGCGGGTAATAAACTCACTAATCACTTTAGGTAATGCATAACGGGCTTGAGTATGGGTGGTAGCAATGGTTAATGAACCACTTTTTTCACTGGAAAACTCTTGCGCAATACGCTTAATTCCTTCTGCTTTGCGCAATATTTCTACCGCTGCTTCAATAATTCTTTCGCCAGCAGGGGTTATTTGGGTTAAATGTTTACCACTACGGGAGAAAATCTCAACCCCTAACTCGTCTTCTAACAGGCGTATTTGCTTACTAATACCAGGCTGAGAGGTGTACAAGCTTTGAGCTGTTGCCGAGACATTTAAATCATGGCGAACCACTTCCCAAATATAACGTAATTGCTGTAACTTCATAAAGACCCCTTCACCTAAACGATATACTCAAATATACCTACATGCTTATAACTTATTTGCTGATGAAATTATAAACCTTTAACCTTCATTTAACTAAAAGTTTTATTATAAATAGACATGTATCACGATATAACTATATCACCTGCTTGAAATTGCTTTATAATAAGCTAATTATTATAGCTATTAAACGAAACTTGCTTAATATAGCTAAAGATTAGGAGATCGCAATGCGCAAGATTCTATTTCCCTTATTGCTTATAGTGCTACCTGTAGCTGCGCAGCCTGTTTACAGTTACAAAGACAGTGATGGAAACACAGTATATACCAATGAGCAACCCCCTGCTAATATAAACGCAGAACAAGTTAGATTGCCTAAAATCCAGACAGTGCCTAGTCAAAACACATCAACTGACAGTCAAGACCCTGGCTTTAGAATTAATAATTCAACGCCTTCTATAACAAAAGTAGGTATTAGTGGTATACCTGATGAAGAAGCATTAAGAGCTAATGATGGTACATTTACTGTGTCAGTAATGCTTGATACAACCTCTCGCTTTTTACCATCATCCTATCAATATCAACTATTATTAGATGGTAGACCTTATGGTGCTGCACAAGCTAGTAATAGCTTTACATTGACCAATATTGATCGCGGGACACATACAATACAAGCACAGGTTGTTAATAATGGAGCGGTTGTTGCTAGTAGTGACCCAGAATCATTTACGATTCAACGTGTTTCTATAAAATTACCTGCTAAGAATAGACCAAACAAACCCCAGCCTAGAGCAAACTAACTCATAGAATACAATGAAAAAATTATCCTTTATCACATTATTACTAGCATGTGCATCTTTAAATGCCCAAGTATATTCTTATGTAGATAGTAATGGAAATACTATCTACACAGATAACCCGCCTGAAAATCAGGCTACTCGTAATCTTGATATTAAAGTTACACCTTCTGTTAATAAAACCGAGAATAACGTAGATGAAGCAGATTTAAAAACTGTTCGTCTTTCTCCCACTACACCTATTAATGTACCAAATGCTAGTAATGGTGAGAGTAATGCACCATTTAAAGTTATATCTATTAACTATCAATCACTCACTATCGTTACCCCTGAACATGAAGATACCATCACCAATTCCGATGGACAATTGATGATAACCCTTGAAAGCTCACCAAAACTTTCATCAAATCATAAATATCGTATTATTATTGATGGTGAAACAGTAGGAGAATCTACCTCACCTACTTTTTCAATTAACAATTTAGAACGTGGTGAGCATAAGCTAGTAGCTAAAATCATTGATTCGGATAAAAATGTAATTAAAAAAACTGAGCAACAAGTTTTTTATATTAGACAAACTACCTTAGCTGATAAACGCCGTGTTCGCCCATGTAAATATAGAGACTTCGGGGTAAGACCTGAATGCCCATTAAAAGATAAACCAAAACCTGACCCAAGAATATTAAGGAAAATAACTGATAAACTAGGCATAACTAAGCCTTGTGATTTAACTGATTACGGCGTAAGAAAAGATTGCCCTATTGAACTAAAACCACTAACTCCCACAGAAGAAGCTAAAACAAAAAATAATTCTAAAAAAGCCATGTAAAAACATGGCTTTTTTGTATTAAGTATTCTTAATATTTCTTTTAAGCCCTCAATACTACACTATTATATTTACTTACATAGCTATAGCATTTACCTATCACGCTGTTAGCAAAACCCATGCTAGACTAATGGTAAATAATAGTCTCTCTAATCTACGGAGTAACTCATGAAAAAACGATTATTAGCGGCCACTTTAGGTTTAGCAGCATTGGCTACCCCTTACTCTATTGCACAACAGTATGTTGACAACTCTTTTATTGAGTTAAATAAATTAAAATATGGAATGGACCTAGTTGCAGTAGGAAGTATCAATGTTAATGTTGCAGAGAAACTTACCTTAAAACCAGATACGGTTGAGTTTTCTATTAAATACACTACAGAAGGCACTACCCCAAGTGAAGCTTCTGACCGTAATACTACTAATATGAAAACACTTACTAGCTATCTGCAACAACTAGCTATTAAACAAAAAGATTTAACCACCGTTGGCTATAAAAACTATGAAAAGACTTCAGCTCAGCCATTAACTAAAACTGATAGTCAACAATATCAGACCTTATTAACAGTGAATGTTACCATTCCAAGTAATAAATTTTACGATGTTGTCAAAGTATTAGAGCTACAAGGCATTAGTAATTTAGATAAAGTGAAAGACACTGACAATGTTTACAGTTTTGTTATCAGTGAAATAGCCAACAGCTATGACACAACTAAGCAACAGGCTGAGAAAAAATATCAAACCATTACAGAACAATTGAATACTACTGGTATTAATCAATTTACTATCGAAAAATACAATAATAAAGAAGCAGATCAACCTACCAAAGAAATTAAAACCTATTATGTAGAAAACACTATAAAAATTCGTGCTTATAAATTTGATGATTTAGGTAAAATTATTGCTAAAGCCCAAGAGCTTAAGATGAATGTTAACAATGATTTCCGTTATAGTGTGTCTGATGAAACTAAAAACAAAGCCATTGCCGAACTGGAAAGTAAACTATTAACTAAACTACAAGATAAAGCTAAACGCTCATTAAGTAGTGGTGACTACCAACTTGGCGCACCGCAGAATTTAAATATTTCTAACAGTGATGGTGGCGGTATTTATCCTCGCAACTACTATGCAGAAAGTGATGCTATGGTTAATACAATGGTAATGAAGTCTTCTGCTGGAGCGCAAGTTGATATTCAACCCCCATCAGAATTTGAAATTATGGTCAATATGAATGGTAATTTTGATATTATAAAAAAAGTTTATAAGACAAACTAATAAAAAAGGCGTTTTTAAAACGCCTTTTTTTATTCAATTAAACTGCAACGGGGGCTTTAATATGAGGGTGTGCTTGATAATTTTGTAATTCAAAATCCTCAAATTTAAACTCAAAAATATCCTTTACTTCAGGATTTATCTTCATGGTAGGTAATGGATAAGGCTCACGGCTTAACTGTAGATCCGTTTGCTCTAAGTGATTACTGTATAAATGGCTGTCACCACCTGTCCAAATAAAATCACCTAATCCTAAATCACATACTTGCGCCACCATCATAGTTAATAAAGCATAGCTCGCAATATTAAAAGGCACCCCTAAGAAAATATCTGCTGATCGTTGGTAAAGCTGACAAGATAACTTACCATCCGCCACATAGAATTGGAATAATGCATGACATGGCGGCAAAGCCATTTCATCTACCAATGCTGGATTCCATGCAGATACGATTAAACGACGTGAATCTGGATTTTTCTTAATCATCTCAATCAATTTACTGATCTGATCAATATGCTCACCATTAGGGGCAGGCCATGAACGCCATTGATAACCATAAACAGGGCCTAAATTACCGTTTTCATCCGCCCATTCATCCCAAATACTCACACCATTTTCGTTAAGGTAACGAATATTGGTATCACCTTTTAAAAACCATAATAACTCATGAATAATCGATTTTAAGTGACATTTCTTAGTGGTTACTAGCGGAAAACCCTCTGCTAAATTAAAGCGCATTTGATAACCAAA
Encoded proteins:
- a CDS encoding DUF4124 domain-containing protein, with the translated sequence MRKILFPLLLIVLPVAAQPVYSYKDSDGNTVYTNEQPPANINAEQVRLPKIQTVPSQNTSTDSQDPGFRINNSTPSITKVGISGIPDEEALRANDGTFTVSVMLDTTSRFLPSSYQYQLLLDGRPYGAAQASNSFTLTNIDRGTHTIQAQVVNNGAVVASSDPESFTIQRVSIKLPAKNRPNKPQPRAN
- a CDS encoding DUF4124 domain-containing protein is translated as MKKLSFITLLLACASLNAQVYSYVDSNGNTIYTDNPPENQATRNLDIKVTPSVNKTENNVDEADLKTVRLSPTTPINVPNASNGESNAPFKVISINYQSLTIVTPEHEDTITNSDGQLMITLESSPKLSSNHKYRIIIDGETVGESTSPTFSINNLERGEHKLVAKIIDSDKNVIKKTEQQVFYIRQTTLADKRRVRPCKYRDFGVRPECPLKDKPKPDPRILRKITDKLGITKPCDLTDYGVRKDCPIELKPLTPTEEAKTKNNSKKAM
- a CDS encoding thymidylate synthase, whose translation is MKQYLDLMRHVRDNGVFKEDRTGTGTYSVFGYQMRFNLAEGFPLVTTKKCHLKSIIHELLWFLKGDTNIRYLNENGVSIWDEWADENGNLGPVYGYQWRSWPAPNGEHIDQISKLIEMIKKNPDSRRLIVSAWNPALVDEMALPPCHALFQFYVADGKLSCQLYQRSADIFLGVPFNIASYALLTMMVAQVCDLGLGDFIWTGGDSHLYSNHLEQTDLQLSREPYPLPTMKINPEVKDIFEFKFEDFELQNYQAHPHIKAPVAV
- a CDS encoding SIMPL domain-containing protein, which translates into the protein MKKRLLAATLGLAALATPYSIAQQYVDNSFIELNKLKYGMDLVAVGSINVNVAEKLTLKPDTVEFSIKYTTEGTTPSEASDRNTTNMKTLTSYLQQLAIKQKDLTTVGYKNYEKTSAQPLTKTDSQQYQTLLTVNVTIPSNKFYDVVKVLELQGISNLDKVKDTDNVYSFVISEIANSYDTTKQQAEKKYQTITEQLNTTGINQFTIEKYNNKEADQPTKEIKTYYVENTIKIRAYKFDDLGKIIAKAQELKMNVNNDFRYSVSDETKNKAIAELESKLLTKLQDKAKRSLSSGDYQLGAPQNLNISNSDGGGIYPRNYYAESDAMVNTMVMKSSAGAQVDIQPPSEFEIMVNMNGNFDIIKKVYKTN